A part of Candidatus Electrothrix aestuarii genomic DNA contains:
- a CDS encoding AAA family ATPase, translated as MVLNSNKSLVFAGHLAVTTNKLTLAQLLVGPSVARSVAILSTPAQQELTENNILLSIYYPSKKEELDSNKSTVSPQLDNNTSLDDWVEMNKLSQEPLTVRLKAARSWLEEETQYEEKEQYVRLLILLQKATEGNLHHLAQYNIVTSNNNSWLNGGWEVVKRLQINCKGMFDDYLSLTFKEARKEYLRKQGEKTSGIDWLDLPWFWADIGQEIAEIWRKIYHQKENDIAELLYFNITLETKTIGTGNTNLSFQLSNTSGIIAKSVRIHLKKTIGIVWESNDINLVGLFQGHDSAKMNINLVIEQPGRYIINGTLTALDLDERSYEWPVNFVLHADEKGQPYQLSEKQYYIVGPRLSSDLLFVGRKQLLDDISLLWKEPANKEALLLIGLRRMGKSSLLEKIRRDGINDKVVPLLIDLQGKATQYAFFQAVAEAMAVELNCDAPVLEQNNPGPAFEQFLRSLTPQLAGRYILLMIDEANFFARRDYGELPHLLRSLMQAPDVPLLLLFCGTYELRQGARDYDSILYNTTRTKNVSYFNPTESAEVLTRPVRDFLEYDPQALQLAFQLTHGHPLLLQALGDQLIQTFNDTVLAGKERSNYVTYGDMEQAGKQLSQKENPAFGNYWEDADTAQQKVLAVMAASLDETSRKRGSLEYLLAQAAELRIPLERREGFKALDQLTQEEQLTYADGGYSFMVALYRRWIFWYYPPERFRESL; from the coding sequence ATGGTGTTGAATAGCAATAAATCTCTCGTGTTCGCTGGTCATTTAGCTGTCACCACCAATAAATTAACACTTGCCCAATTACTAGTCGGCCCAAGCGTTGCCCGCTCTGTAGCGATTCTGTCTACACCAGCTCAACAAGAGCTAACAGAAAATAATATTTTACTTTCCATCTACTACCCTTCAAAAAAAGAAGAATTAGATAGCAATAAATCAACCGTTTCCCCTCAACTGGACAACAATACCAGTTTGGATGATTGGGTAGAAATGAACAAACTTAGCCAAGAACCACTTACAGTTCGCCTGAAAGCTGCTCGTTCTTGGCTGGAAGAAGAGACACAATATGAGGAAAAAGAGCAATACGTTAGATTGCTAATATTGCTGCAAAAAGCCACTGAAGGCAATCTTCATCACCTTGCCCAATACAACATCGTAACCTCTAATAATAATTCTTGGTTAAATGGAGGTTGGGAAGTAGTGAAACGCCTCCAAATAAATTGCAAAGGAATGTTTGATGATTATCTTTCTTTAACTTTTAAAGAAGCAAGGAAAGAATACTTACGCAAACAAGGGGAAAAAACAAGTGGAATTGATTGGCTTGATCTACCTTGGTTCTGGGCTGATATCGGCCAAGAAATTGCTGAAATATGGAGAAAAATTTACCACCAAAAAGAAAATGATATTGCCGAGTTGTTATATTTTAATATCACTTTAGAAACAAAAACTATTGGAACTGGAAATACCAATCTGTCATTTCAACTATCTAATACAAGTGGAATAATAGCAAAATCGGTCCGAATTCACTTAAAAAAAACAATAGGTATTGTTTGGGAATCCAATGATATTAATTTGGTGGGTCTTTTTCAAGGCCATGATTCGGCCAAGATGAATATAAATCTAGTTATTGAACAGCCCGGTCGTTATATCATCAACGGTACCCTCACTGCCCTTGACCTAGATGAACGTAGCTACGAATGGCCGGTGAACTTTGTTCTCCATGCCGATGAAAAAGGCCAACCCTATCAGCTCTCCGAAAAGCAATACTATATTGTCGGCCCTCGATTGAGCAGCGACCTCCTCTTTGTCGGCAGGAAGCAGCTCCTTGACGACATCAGTCTACTCTGGAAGGAACCAGCCAACAAAGAGGCTCTGCTGCTCATCGGCCTGCGCCGAATGGGCAAGAGCAGTCTGCTGGAAAAAATCCGGAGGGACGGCATAAATGATAAGGTCGTTCCGCTCCTGATTGATCTTCAGGGAAAGGCTACTCAGTACGCTTTTTTTCAGGCTGTTGCCGAAGCAATGGCCGTCGAACTGAATTGCGATGCACCTGTACTTGAGCAAAACAATCCCGGCCCAGCCTTCGAACAATTCCTCCGCTCCCTGACTCCGCAACTGGCAGGCCGCTACATCCTCCTCATGATCGACGAGGCCAACTTCTTCGCCCGCCGGGATTACGGCGAACTCCCCCACCTGCTCCGCTCCCTCATGCAGGCCCCGGATGTGCCCCTGCTCCTCCTCTTCTGCGGCACCTATGAGCTGCGCCAAGGCGCACGGGATTATGACTCCATCCTTTATAACACCACCCGCACCAAGAACGTTTCCTACTTCAACCCCACGGAATCCGCCGAGGTCCTCACCCGCCCGGTGCGGGATTTCCTGGAATATGATCCCCAAGCCCTGCAACTGGCCTTTCAGCTCACCCACGGCCACCCGCTCCTGCTGCAAGCTCTGGGCGACCAACTGATCCAGACCTTTAACGATACCGTTTTAGCAGGCAAGGAACGGAGCAATTACGTCACCTACGGCGATATGGAACAGGCCGGGAAGCAGCTTAGCCAAAAGGAAAATCCCGCCTTTGGCAATTACTGGGAGGATGCTGACACTGCCCAGCAAAAGGTACTGGCCGTCATGGCAGCCAGCCTGGATGAGACCTCCCGCAAACGCGGAAGCCTGGAATACCTGCTGGCCCAGGCCGCTGAACTACGCATCCCCCTGGAACGCAGAGAGGGTTTCAAGGCCCTTGATCAACTCACCCAGGAAGAGCAGCTGACCTATGCCGATGGTGGCTACAGCTTTATGGTCGCCCTGTACCGCCGCTGGATTTTCTGGTATTATCCCCCTGAACGCTTCCGAGAAAGCCTGTAA
- a CDS encoding MASE3 domain-containing protein has product MKADPAPVRRRFSPACLVPFAIIFGLYLANVYNHLLFHALAELFSIIFISSIFLFTWNTRRFQENHYFLFLGIAYLFIGSIDFVHILTYKDGGDMLSEITMNSSIQFWVAARYMEGTSLLLAFLFLHKKINEYLLVLLYLLLTVLLFQSILGGSFPVCFVDGQGLTGFKKGSECAVCFLYLLTLFFFYKKQHQFDKRTLRFLQVSVSLTVLAELTTVFSAEFSNTPLDSTAGIFGKLFSLYCLAKAIFESSLIRPYNILISKLRAHEEQLEDKIRERTAALQQSTEQLEKEIIERVKAEKELVWELSVNKALASLSDALISRSYSMQEIAGALFDAAQRLTGCHQGFVSIVDHENETASIYPGTAPLALGKEMPVFVLSAQKDGQFPGLWGQTLNTQQGFYVDFISSQIQEGGDLPASLEPQRNFLNAPALLDNKVVGQIALADKPGGFSRHDLLAIERLAALFALFVHRREMEDALSRSEFEYRSLFDEALDMIHIVDAQKKITRVNPVELKTLGYREDQLVGMSLLDIVHPDYQERTKQNLEHIFLTGESVKNYETALVAQDGVSVNIEVSAVPQLEQGQVVSVRAIMRNITDRKREEREKKNLEVQLRHSQKMEAVGTLAGGIAHDFNNILGPIFGYTELALDVLPEDNRITSWLQEVLQASHRARELVRQILTISRKADKDVQPLRIQLLIKEALKLLRFSIPSNIEIRQQLAPDCEPVLADPTRIHQIIMNLCTNAYYAMRENGGILEVSLQQVMLRQEDLYDKIRLQEGAYLQLTVRDNGIGIPKELLEKIFEPYFTTKSQGEGTGLGLAVVQSIVLDFGGDITVSSATGQGTVFDVYFPVIQTEEETALPQEKASLPRGDERILVVDDDRDIVLMNQRILEMLGYQVRAWTESLEAFADFQQDPDAVDLVITDMTMPKMTGDELTRRLLALRPELPVLICTGFSELIDEDKARKLGARALLMKPLTKKELAWAVRQVLDQEK; this is encoded by the coding sequence ATGAAAGCCGATCCTGCACCTGTGAGAAGGCGATTTTCACCGGCCTGTCTTGTTCCCTTTGCTATCATTTTTGGCCTTTATCTGGCGAACGTCTATAATCACCTTCTATTCCATGCCCTGGCGGAGCTGTTCAGTATCATTTTCATCAGCAGTATCTTTCTTTTTACCTGGAATACCCGTCGTTTTCAGGAGAATCATTATTTTCTCTTCCTCGGTATAGCCTATCTCTTCATTGGTTCTATCGATTTTGTCCATATCCTGACCTATAAGGACGGTGGGGATATGCTTTCTGAAATCACGATGAATTCTTCCATTCAGTTCTGGGTTGCGGCCCGTTATATGGAAGGGACCTCTTTACTCCTCGCCTTTCTCTTTCTTCATAAAAAGATCAATGAATATCTGTTGGTCCTGCTGTACTTACTGCTCACGGTGCTGTTGTTTCAGAGTATTCTGGGAGGGAGCTTTCCGGTATGCTTTGTGGACGGACAGGGGCTGACCGGTTTTAAGAAGGGGAGTGAGTGTGCGGTTTGTTTCTTATACCTGCTGACCCTCTTCTTTTTTTATAAAAAACAACATCAGTTTGATAAAAGAACGCTACGTTTCCTCCAGGTCTCGGTAAGTTTGACTGTCTTGGCGGAATTAACAACGGTCTTTTCTGCCGAATTCAGCAACACTCCTTTAGATAGCACTGCCGGAATTTTCGGCAAGCTTTTTTCCCTCTACTGTCTTGCCAAGGCAATTTTTGAGTCAAGCCTGATCAGACCCTATAATATTCTTATCAGTAAATTAAGGGCCCATGAAGAACAGTTGGAGGATAAGATCCGGGAGCGGACCGCTGCCCTTCAGCAAAGCACTGAGCAGCTGGAAAAAGAGATTATAGAACGAGTGAAGGCGGAAAAGGAACTGGTCTGGGAGCTGTCTGTGAATAAGGCCCTGGCCAGTCTCTCTGATGCCTTGATTTCTCGTTCGTATTCCATGCAGGAAATTGCTGGCGCTCTGTTTGATGCTGCGCAGCGTTTGACCGGTTGTCATCAGGGCTTTGTGAGCATAGTTGATCATGAAAATGAGACAGCAAGCATTTATCCTGGAACAGCCCCCCTTGCATTGGGAAAGGAAATGCCTGTTTTTGTTTTGTCCGCGCAAAAGGATGGACAGTTTCCCGGTTTATGGGGGCAGACCCTGAATACGCAGCAGGGCTTTTATGTTGATTTTATTTCCTCGCAGATCCAGGAGGGAGGGGATCTTCCTGCCAGCCTTGAGCCGCAACGGAATTTTCTCAATGCCCCGGCTTTACTTGATAATAAGGTGGTCGGGCAGATTGCCCTTGCCGATAAACCGGGTGGCTTTTCCCGGCATGATCTGCTTGCCATAGAGCGACTTGCAGCCCTCTTTGCCCTGTTTGTCCATCGTCGGGAGATGGAAGACGCCCTGAGTAGGAGTGAGTTTGAATATCGAAGCCTTTTTGATGAGGCATTGGATATGATCCATATCGTGGATGCGCAGAAGAAGATTACTCGGGTTAATCCGGTAGAACTCAAGACCTTGGGGTACAGGGAAGATCAGCTTGTTGGGATGTCCTTGCTGGATATCGTTCATCCTGATTATCAGGAAAGGACAAAGCAAAACCTGGAGCATATATTTCTTACAGGGGAGAGCGTAAAAAATTATGAAACCGCCTTGGTTGCCCAGGACGGAGTGTCGGTCAATATAGAAGTGAGTGCTGTCCCGCAATTGGAGCAGGGGCAGGTGGTTTCGGTTCGGGCGATTATGCGCAATATTACTGATCGTAAAAGAGAGGAGCGGGAAAAGAAGAACCTGGAAGTGCAGCTCCGCCATTCCCAGAAGATGGAAGCAGTCGGCACCCTTGCCGGTGGGATTGCCCATGACTTTAATAATATTCTCGGACCGATTTTTGGATATACAGAGTTGGCTTTGGATGTCTTGCCTGAGGACAACAGAATCACTTCATGGCTGCAAGAGGTTCTACAGGCCAGTCATCGGGCCAGGGAGCTTGTTCGGCAGATCCTGACCATCAGTCGCAAGGCGGATAAGGATGTGCAACCGCTGAGGATCCAGCTCCTGATTAAAGAGGCGCTCAAACTTCTGCGTTTTTCCATCCCGAGCAATATTGAAATCAGGCAGCAGCTTGCCCCTGATTGTGAGCCTGTTTTGGCAGATCCCACCCGGATTCACCAGATCATTATGAATCTGTGTACCAATGCCTATTATGCCATGCGGGAGAACGGCGGCATCCTTGAGGTTTCTTTACAGCAGGTGATGTTACGTCAGGAGGATCTGTATGATAAGATACGGCTCCAGGAGGGGGCGTATTTGCAGCTGACAGTGCGGGATAATGGAATTGGTATTCCTAAAGAGCTTCTTGAAAAGATTTTTGAGCCCTATTTTACAACCAAATCCCAGGGTGAAGGGACAGGATTGGGGCTTGCAGTTGTTCAAAGCATAGTACTTGATTTTGGCGGAGATATTACGGTCTCCAGTGCAACGGGACAGGGAACGGTATTTGATGTGTATTTTCCCGTGATTCAGACGGAGGAAGAGACGGCCCTGCCGCAAGAGAAAGCGAGTTTACCGAGAGGGGATGAGCGGATTCTTGTTGTTGATGATGATAGGGATATCGTCCTGATGAATCAAAGGATTCTGGAGATGCTCGGTTATCAGGTGCGCGCCTGGACAGAGAGCCTTGAGGCATTTGCCGATTTTCAGCAGGATCCTGATGCGGTGGACCTGGTTATAACAGATATGACCATGCCAAAGATGACCGGCGATGAGCTGACCCGAAGGCTGCTAGCCTTGCGCCCGGAGCTGCCTGTGCTTATTTGTACCGGTTTTAGTGAACTGATTGATGAGGACAAGGCACGGAAGCTTGGGGCCCGTGCCTTGCTGATGAAACCTTTGACCAAGAAGGAGTTGGCCTGGGCCGTCCGGCAGGTGCTGGATCAGGAAAAATAA
- a CDS encoding AAA family ATPase produces the protein MQNGNFIATLGSSTNPGLLPLEERLSWISKGENPFHADSALPGNSPVFFGRESLLYRFRLKLCTDNPGHISLVGDPRIGKSSLMNQLKAILEAEEGLVSICCNAQGLNEASQKRFFTDLGESIAGALGEKLEKRLEDFDQFQRFIRRWAKEYRFVLLLDEFEIMADNPVFDVTFFNNLRSLGDNPENCFGFFIISHEHIRALCHTEAIHGSRFWNIFDAWVLGLLEEDAARQLVKRPLQQAEISLDTTPEQFLKRYGRHPFLLQRALQEYTFSAQHGLTPDLRHLERNLYNVMQDLWMRCKEQEVARLFEVIAEKTVPHDKISQDLEERGLLNRDKLFCPDFAKALPENLIPSKTGIEEYLQEIKTNPLKALGRADRWLRYLEKIEKAATHIGKIKKAYDQVFPDEKGPTP, from the coding sequence ATGCAAAACGGCAATTTCATCGCCACGTTGGGCAGCAGCACAAACCCCGGCCTGCTCCCCCTGGAAGAACGCCTTTCCTGGATCAGCAAGGGAGAAAATCCCTTTCATGCCGATTCCGCTCTACCGGGCAACTCCCCGGTCTTTTTCGGTCGGGAAAGCCTGCTCTATCGATTCCGCTTAAAGCTCTGCACAGATAATCCCGGACATATCAGCTTAGTCGGCGATCCACGTATCGGCAAAAGCTCCCTGATGAATCAGCTCAAAGCTATCTTGGAAGCGGAAGAAGGCTTGGTCTCCATCTGCTGTAATGCCCAAGGGTTGAATGAGGCCTCGCAGAAACGTTTTTTCACTGATCTTGGAGAGAGTATTGCCGGGGCCTTGGGCGAGAAGCTTGAGAAGCGTCTTGAGGATTTCGACCAATTTCAGCGTTTCATTCGGCGATGGGCGAAAGAATACCGCTTTGTCCTGCTCTTGGATGAGTTTGAAATTATGGCCGACAATCCGGTCTTTGATGTGACCTTTTTCAATAATCTGCGCAGTCTTGGCGATAATCCAGAGAACTGTTTTGGCTTTTTCATTATCAGCCATGAACACATCAGAGCGCTTTGCCATACTGAGGCCATTCATGGTTCCCGATTTTGGAATATCTTCGATGCCTGGGTGCTCGGGTTGTTAGAGGAGGATGCGGCCCGTCAGCTTGTGAAGCGGCCTTTACAGCAGGCGGAGATTTCCTTGGATACCACGCCGGAACAATTCCTGAAACGATACGGCAGGCATCCTTTTCTCCTCCAACGAGCTTTGCAGGAATATACTTTTTCGGCCCAGCATGGTTTGACACCTGATCTGCGTCATCTGGAGAGGAATCTCTATAATGTTATGCAGGATCTTTGGATGCGCTGTAAGGAGCAGGAGGTTGCCCGCTTGTTTGAGGTGATTGCGGAGAAAACAGTTCCGCATGATAAGATCAGCCAGGATTTAGAGGAGCGCGGGTTGCTGAACAGGGATAAACTCTTTTGCCCGGACTTTGCCAAGGCTTTGCCGGAAAATTTAATCCCCAGCAAAACTGGAATAGAAGAATATCTTCAGGAGATTAAAACAAATCCTCTGAAAGCTCTGGGCAGGGCTGACCGCTGGTTGCGTTATTTGGAGAAGATTGAAAAGGCGGCTACCCATATTGGCAAAATCAAGAAGGCTTATGATCAGGTTTTTCCTGATGAAAAGGGGCCAACACCATGA
- the nhaA gene encoding Na+/H+ antiporter NhaA, producing MKKKAAKFIVSFLQLEASGGILLMVAATLAIICANLPGIHHIYEEFFHLHFFGWIPGLEKIHLDLSLHEIINDALMVIFFFLVGLELKREILEGELSNPRNVMLPVVGAIGGMILPAIIYVILNWGDALSMRGWAVPTATDIAFALGVLTLLGSRVPNTLKIFLTSLAIFDDLGAVLIIAFFYTSKIALLPLAVVAGCAAILWAMNKVNVVEKKPYLLVGIVMWYATLLSGIHATISGVLLAMFIPLFKENPEVSPLKKLEHQLHPWVVYSILPIFAFANSGLHIQSTGIEQLLHPVPVGIALGLFLGKQLGVFGLSFVAIKMKIAQLPTGVNFKKLYGASILCGIGFTMSLFVGGLAFHKNGMQVDFDERLGIILGSLISGLAGYFVLRVFTKPVANPDA from the coding sequence ATGAAGAAGAAGGCTGCTAAATTTATAGTAAGTTTCTTACAGCTGGAGGCCTCCGGCGGTATCCTGCTGATGGTGGCTGCAACCTTGGCGATTATCTGTGCGAACCTACCTGGAATCCATCACATATATGAAGAGTTTTTTCACCTTCACTTTTTTGGTTGGATTCCAGGTCTTGAAAAAATTCACCTTGACCTTTCACTCCATGAGATCATCAACGATGCCCTGATGGTCATCTTCTTTTTCCTGGTTGGCCTTGAGCTCAAACGTGAAATCCTGGAAGGAGAACTTTCTAATCCACGGAACGTTATGCTGCCCGTAGTCGGTGCCATCGGTGGCATGATCCTGCCAGCTATCATCTATGTCATATTGAACTGGGGCGATGCCCTGTCCATGCGTGGTTGGGCTGTTCCCACCGCAACCGATATCGCTTTTGCTCTGGGAGTTCTGACCCTGCTCGGCTCACGGGTTCCCAATACCCTAAAGATCTTCCTGACCTCGCTGGCTATTTTTGACGATCTGGGCGCGGTTCTTATCATTGCTTTTTTCTACACCAGCAAGATAGCCTTGCTGCCCCTTGCGGTGGTTGCAGGTTGCGCCGCTATTCTCTGGGCAATGAACAAGGTCAATGTTGTCGAAAAGAAACCGTACCTTCTGGTTGGCATCGTGATGTGGTATGCCACCCTGCTCTCCGGTATTCACGCCACCATCTCAGGTGTTCTGCTGGCCATGTTCATCCCCCTGTTCAAGGAAAATCCCGAGGTTTCACCGCTCAAAAAACTTGAGCACCAGTTGCATCCCTGGGTGGTTTACAGCATTCTGCCGATCTTTGCCTTTGCCAACTCTGGCCTGCATATCCAAAGCACCGGTATAGAGCAGCTGCTCCATCCGGTCCCGGTAGGTATCGCTCTGGGTCTCTTTCTCGGCAAACAGCTGGGCGTCTTCGGACTCAGCTTTGTTGCTATCAAGATGAAAATCGCTCAATTACCGACAGGGGTAAATTTCAAAAAGCTTTACGGAGCCTCCATCCTCTGCGGTATAGGTTTCACCATGAGCCTCTTTGTCGGCGGCTTGGCTTTTCATAAAAACGGCATGCAGGTCGACTTTGATGAACGCCTCGGCATCATCCTCGGTTCTCTGATATCCGGCCTCGCAGGCTATTTTGTTTTACGCGTATTCACCAAACCCGTCGCAAACCCTGACGCATAA
- a CDS encoding HAMP domain-containing sensor histidine kinase encodes MIKLNSTLFTKILSWFFLNMLLVLAALTLFFAFQPQFHLQELFGQQGSDRLRVAGMLISHDLNQAKEEEWPDILARHGSINGVNFVVILRDGTLISSTLKSLPKEIERRTQEALHHRGSGSWRERLLRRNAELSKNCSNDEIKNCPKNFLPPQWHGKRPHLFIHTKNPSQYWFGTKIPIFFAPDKRPVFGVLLAYSDSITGNGFFFDPLPWMVVVAAVLLITILLWIPLVRHITKPLVRMTQATEEIAKGNFNVSINEPRADEIGRLATSINHMTTRLDEFVKGQKRFLGDAAHELGSPVARIQFGLGVLEQRLEGGNQERVQDVMEDVEEMSKLIRELLAFSRAEMNSDAVELEEILLLPVVEAAVRREITPAVQIDVQVDPELSALASADLMTRAVANLLRNAVKYAGDAGPITVTGQHKDDQAILMVKDSGPGVAEEYIDRLFDPFFRPEPSRDRDSGGVGLGMAIVKTCVSACQGTVSARNREPKGFAVTISLNSD; translated from the coding sequence ATGATTAAGCTGAACTCCACCCTCTTTACCAAGATTCTGTCTTGGTTTTTTCTCAATATGCTGCTTGTGCTGGCAGCGCTCACGCTATTTTTTGCCTTTCAGCCCCAGTTTCATTTGCAAGAACTTTTCGGTCAGCAGGGCTCGGATCGCCTGCGCGTCGCAGGCATGTTGATATCCCATGACCTCAATCAGGCCAAAGAAGAGGAATGGCCTGACATCCTTGCCCGTCACGGTTCAATAAACGGTGTCAACTTTGTCGTTATCCTCCGAGACGGGACCCTTATATCCTCTACCCTGAAAAGCCTGCCCAAAGAGATTGAACGCAGGACCCAAGAGGCCTTGCACCACCGTGGATCTGGCTCCTGGCGAGAACGTCTCCTGCGCAGAAATGCCGAGCTAAGTAAAAACTGCTCCAACGACGAAATAAAAAATTGTCCTAAGAATTTCCTGCCCCCTCAATGGCACGGCAAGAGACCGCATCTGTTCATCCACACCAAGAATCCAAGCCAGTACTGGTTCGGAACCAAAATCCCCATATTCTTTGCCCCAGACAAGCGACCCGTATTCGGTGTGCTGTTGGCATACTCTGATTCCATCACCGGCAATGGTTTCTTCTTTGACCCCTTGCCCTGGATGGTTGTTGTCGCTGCGGTGCTGCTGATCACGATTCTACTCTGGATTCCCCTGGTACGTCATATCACCAAACCGCTGGTCCGCATGACCCAGGCTACCGAGGAAATCGCCAAAGGCAACTTCAACGTCTCTATCAATGAGCCACGGGCCGATGAGATCGGTCGACTGGCAACGAGCATTAATCACATGACCACCCGCCTGGATGAGTTTGTCAAAGGCCAGAAGCGTTTTCTCGGCGACGCCGCCCATGAGCTCGGCTCTCCGGTAGCACGGATTCAGTTTGGCCTGGGTGTGCTGGAGCAGCGCCTGGAAGGTGGAAATCAGGAGCGGGTGCAGGATGTAATGGAGGATGTGGAGGAGATGTCCAAGCTAATCCGTGAGCTCCTGGCCTTTTCCCGGGCAGAGATGAACTCTGATGCGGTTGAGCTGGAAGAGATTCTCCTGCTGCCCGTGGTGGAAGCAGCGGTACGGCGGGAAATAACCCCTGCGGTGCAGATTGATGTCCAGGTTGATCCTGAGCTTTCCGCCCTTGCCTCAGCGGATCTGATGACCCGTGCTGTGGCAAATCTGCTGCGCAATGCGGTGAAGTACGCTGGCGATGCCGGACCGATCACAGTAACGGGCCAGCACAAGGACGATCAGGCCATCCTGATGGTCAAGGATTCCGGGCCCGGTGTGGCAGAGGAATATATTGATCGCCTCTTTGATCCCTTCTTCCGGCCCGAGCCCTCCCGTGACCGGGATTCCGGCGGGGTGGGCCTGGGCATGGCTATCGTTAAGACCTGCGTCTCTGCCTGTCAGGGGACGGTTTCAGCTCGTAACCGGGAGCCGAAGGGCTTTGCGGTGACGATTAGTTTAAACAGCGACTAA
- a CDS encoding GGDEF domain-containing protein: MSQQAPIKSFRTQLKRTYIFISIQFFVTIFIGILTLIGISYLAKEHLKQVGPLVTTINQLVKGVSDTMLLLDEWMLTGPKENKIKREEIWDSIIYPITRQLHVQLKDNNNDNISLLQDLQHLQTEQWIIEDMAHTQGNNQALNLYLVDINDIERKILSVITQIMHVVSSVHGDKLKDPKALSLFSHSADIRGSFSLASTNLLQFILTGAEECEKNFQKNFATAKNSLTNFKQSHNLSQEEINMVNTLITLFSRYTYQTEKAMQLRYSPEWNLAIYNYIHVLEPLQKRVTSELNLILENKTEKLRESSTRLMEVGHLVILLSTLLGASTASLLILRARRDIRLAGRLEENIHNHTNQLKELSRTDQLTKLYNRRAMISILNQELNTALINNTPLSFVYFDVDKFKHINDTQGHIVGDQILQKVAHALRTSIRKSDFPCRYGGDEFCIILPGCIRENAKKVCDQLITAFRKEAPGVSLSIGITEVSPSEKIEPEELIKRTDQKMYLGKKKNGFQINC, encoded by the coding sequence ATGAGTCAGCAAGCGCCTATAAAGTCCTTTAGAACGCAGCTCAAAAGAACCTATATCTTCATATCCATCCAGTTCTTTGTTACTATTTTTATTGGAATTTTAACTCTGATCGGCATAAGCTATCTTGCCAAAGAACACCTCAAACAGGTAGGCCCCTTAGTAACAACAATTAATCAGCTGGTCAAAGGGGTCAGCGACACCATGCTCCTGCTTGATGAATGGATGCTGACCGGACCGAAAGAGAACAAGATCAAACGAGAGGAAATCTGGGACTCTATTATTTACCCCATCACCCGCCAATTACATGTACAGCTTAAAGACAACAACAACGATAATATTTCCCTGCTGCAGGACCTCCAGCACCTCCAGACAGAGCAGTGGATCATCGAAGATATGGCCCATACTCAGGGCAATAATCAGGCATTGAACCTCTACTTAGTCGATATCAATGATATTGAACGAAAGATCCTGTCTGTCATCACCCAAATAATGCATGTGGTTTCCTCAGTGCATGGAGATAAACTCAAAGACCCAAAAGCCCTCTCCTTATTCAGCCATTCAGCAGACATCCGAGGTTCTTTTTCTCTTGCCAGTACCAATCTGCTCCAATTCATCCTCACCGGGGCGGAAGAGTGCGAGAAAAATTTCCAGAAGAATTTCGCCACCGCAAAAAATAGTCTGACAAACTTTAAACAATCCCACAATCTTTCCCAGGAAGAGATCAACATGGTCAACACCTTGATCACCCTCTTTTCCCGCTATACATATCAAACAGAAAAAGCTATGCAGCTACGCTATTCCCCGGAATGGAACCTGGCCATATATAATTACATCCATGTGCTTGAGCCGCTCCAGAAAAGGGTAACCAGCGAGCTCAACCTGATACTGGAGAACAAAACAGAAAAGCTCCGGGAATCATCGACCCGACTCATGGAGGTCGGGCATCTGGTCATCCTGCTTTCTACCTTACTGGGAGCCTCAACCGCCTCTCTCCTCATTTTACGTGCCCGCCGGGACATCCGTCTCGCAGGTAGACTGGAAGAAAATATTCATAACCACACCAATCAATTAAAAGAGCTCTCCAGGACAGACCAGCTCACCAAGCTGTACAACCGCCGCGCCATGATTTCCATTCTCAACCAGGAACTCAACACTGCGCTTATCAATAATACCCCCCTCTCCTTTGTCTACTTTGATGTTGATAAATTTAAACACATCAACGACACCCAGGGGCATATCGTGGGGGATCAAATCCTCCAGAAGGTAGCTCATGCCCTACGGACAAGTATCCGCAAATCAGACTTTCCCTGTCGATACGGAGGCGATGAATTTTGTATCATCCTTCCGGGCTGTATCCGTGAAAACGCCAAAAAGGTCTGTGATCAACTCATTACAGCGTTCCGCAAAGAAGCACCAGGGGTATCACTGAGCATCGGTATCACTGAGGTATCCCCTTCAGAAAAGATAGAACCAGAGGAGCTGATTAAGCGGACAGATCAGAAGATGTATCTGGGGAAAAAGAAAAACGGCTTTCAGATTAACTGCTGA